Proteins encoded within one genomic window of Camelina sativa cultivar DH55 chromosome 19, Cs, whole genome shotgun sequence:
- the LOC104764107 gene encoding 40S ribosomal protein Sa-2-like yields the protein MTIQTMAAIGGATAAGQLSEKEADIQIMLSADVHLGTKNCNYQMDRYVFNRRNDGIYIINLGKTRDKLQMAARVIVAIENPKDIIVQSARPYGQRAVLKFAQYTGATAIAGRHTPGTFTNQMQTSFSEPRLLILTDPRTDHQLKEGALGNIPTIAFCDTDSPMGFVDIGIPANNKGKHSIGCLFWLLARMVLQMRGTIRPAQKWDVMVDLFFYREPEEAKEEGDEEAALQTDFRLPAPEYEMVGGDQWTTAQNPDGAWPGEAQQPISAAPAVGA from the exons ATGACAATACAAACGATGGCGGCGATCGGAGGAGCTACGGCGGCTGGTCAGCTCTCGGAGAAAGAAGCTGATATTCAGATTATGTTATCAGCCGATGTTCACCTTGGTACCAAAAACTGCAATTATCAGATGGATCGTTACGTCTTCAATAGACGCAACGACG GTATTTACATTATCAACCTAGGAAAGACACGGGATAAGCTTCAGATGGCTGCTAGGGTTATTGTAGCAATTGAAAACCCAAAAGACATTATTGTTCAATCAGCTAGGCCTTATGGGCAAAGAGCTGTCTTGAAGTTTGCTCAGTACACTGGTGCTACTGCTATTGCTGGAAGACACACTCCTGGTACCTTCACTAACCAGATGCAGACTTCTTTCAGTGAGCCAAGGTTGTTGATTCTCACCGACCCAAGAACCGACCATCAG TTAAAGGAAGGTGCTTTGGGAAACATTCCAACCATTGCCTTCTGTGACACGGATTCTCCAATGGGGTTCGTAGACATTGGTATTCCTGCTAACAACAAGGGAAAACACAGCATTGGTTGCTTGTTCTGGCTTTTGGCTCGTATGGTTCTCCAAATGCGTGGAACCATTCGTCCAGCTCAGAAATGGGATGTCATG GTGGATCTGTTTTTCTACAGGGAGCCTGAAGAAGCAAAGGAAGAAGGGGATGAGGAAGCTGCACTACAGACTGATTTTAGGTTGCCTGCTCCAGAATATGAAATGGTTGGTGGAGACCAATGGACCACTGCTCAAAACCCTGACGGCGCATGGCCTGGTGAAGCCCAACAGCCGATTTCAGCTGCACCTGCAGTTGGCGCTTAG
- the LOC104764106 gene encoding pentatricopeptide repeat-containing protein At3g04760, chloroplastic-like, with the protein MTPFSSELVGFTIPFYSKTQKHGSNPSHGLLLLSHNRTALLSFANSNPNHDNVHKSFSSSGARNLQAATTQDATVPTDRRQQQQQQTHSHSLGFRDTQMLKIFHRSCRSGNYIESLHLLESMVRKGYNPDVILCTKLIKGFFTLRNIPKAVRVMEILEKFGQPDVFAYNALINGFCKMNRIDDATRVLNRMRSKGFSPDTVTYNIMIGSLCSRGKLVLALKVLDQLLSDNCQPTVITYTILIEATMLEGGVDEALKLLDEMLSRGLKPDMFTYNTIIRGMCKEGMVDRAFEMVRNLELRGCEPDVISYNILLRALLNQGKWEEGEKLMTKMFSEKCDPNVVTYSILITTLCRDGKIEEALNLLKLMKEKGLSPDAYSYDPLIAAFCREGRLDLAIEFLETMISDGCLPDIVNYNTVLATLCKNGKADQALEIFGKLGEVGCSPNSSSYNTMFSALWSSGDKIRALHMISEMVTHGIDPDEITYNSMISCLCREGMVDEAYDLLVDMRSCEFHPSVVTYNIVLLGFCKTHRIVDAIDVLESMVGNGCRPNESTSAVLIEGIGFAGYRAEAMELANDLVRIDAISDYSFKRLHRTFPLLNVLQRSSSQSFGH; encoded by the coding sequence ATGACTCCATTCTCCTCTGAACTCGTTGGTTTCACCATCCCTTTCTACTCCAAAACTCAGAAACACGGTTCAAATCCTTCTCACGGACTGCTGCTACTATCTCACAATCGAACCGCCCTCTTAAGCTTCGCAAACTCTAACCCTAACCACGACAATGTTCATAAATCCTTTTCATCTTCAGGGGCGAGAAACCTTCAAGCCGCCACAACACAAGACGCTACAGTTCCCACGGAccgaagacaacaacaacaacaacaaacccatTCACATTCTCTCGGGTTTAGAGACACCCAGATGCTCAAAATCTTCCATCGATCATGCCGTTCAGGGAACTACATCGAGTCTCTGCACTTACTCGAGAGCATGGTACGTAAAGGTTACAATCCCGATGTGATACTCTGCACTAAGCTCATTAAAGGTTTCTTCACTCTAAGAAACATCCCAAAAGCTGTTAGGGTTATGGAGATTCTCGAGAAATTCGGACAGCCTGATGTTTTTGCTTACAACGCGTTGATTAATGGGTTTTGTAAGATGAATCGAATCGATGATGCTACCAGAGTTCTTAATAGGATGAGAAGCAAAGGTTTTTCACCAGATACTGTCACTTACAACATAATGATTGGTAGTTTGTGTAGTAGAGGCAAGCTTGTTCTTGCTTTGAAGGTTTTGGATCAGTTGTTAAGTGATAACTGTCAACCAACTGTGATTACTTACACGATTTTGATCGAAGCAACGATGCTTGAAGGCGGAGTTGATGAAGCGTTGAAGCTTTTGGATGAGATGTTGTCTAGAGGGTTAAAACCTGATATGTTTACTTACAACACAATCATTAGAGGAATGTGTAAAGAAGGGATGGTGGATCGTGCGTTTGAGATGGTTAGGAATCTTGAATTGAGAGGTTGTGAGCCTGATGTGATCTCTTATAACATCTTGCTTCGAGCTCTTTTGAATCAAGGGAAatgggaagaaggagagaagcttATGACTAAGATGTTTTCAGAGAAGTGTGATCCTAATGTTGTGACTTATAGCATTTTGATTACTACTCTATGTCGCGATGGAAAGATCGAAGAAGCGTTGAATCTGCTTAAGCTTATGAAGGAGAAAGGGTTAAGCCCTGATGCTTATAGCTACGATCCTTTGATCGCTGCGTTTTGTAGAGAAGGTAGGTTAGATTTAGCTATTGAGTTCTTGGAAACTATGATCTCGGACGGGTGTTTACCGGACATAGTTAACTACAACACGGTTTTAGCTACGTTGTGCAAGAACGGGAAAGCTGATCAAGCGTTGGAGATTTTTGGGAAACTAGGAGAAGTAGGCTGCTCACCGAACTCGAGCTCTTACAACACAATGTTCAGCGCGTTATGGAGCAGCGGAGATAAGATCAGGGCGTTACATATGATATCAGAGATGGTAACTCACGGGATTGATCCCGATGAGATCACATACAACTCGATGATCTCGTGTCTATGCAGAGAAGGGATGGTTGATGAAGCTTATGATTTATTGGTTGATATGAGGAGCTGTGAGTTTCATCCATCGGTTGTTACATACAACATTGTGCTTTTGGGATTCTGTAAAACTCATAGGATCGTTGACGCAATAGATGTTTTGGAATCAATGGTGGGAAATGGATGTAGGCCTAACGAAAGTACTTCTGCTGTGCTCATTGAAGGCATTGGATTTGCTGGATACAGAGCAGAAGCAATGGAGTTAGCTAATGATCTTGTTCGAATCGATGCCATTTCTGACTACTCGTTCAAGAGATTGCATAGGACTTTCCCTTTACTTAATGTTTTACAGAGATCATCTTCTCAGTCTTTTGGTCATTAA
- the LOC104764108 gene encoding PITH domain-containing protein At3g04780, which translates to MSAESASQIPKGQVDLLDFIDWSGVECLNQSSSHSLPNALKQGYREDEGLNLESDADEQLLIYIPFNQVIKLHSFAIKGPEEEGPKTVKFFSNKEHMCFSNVNDFPPSDTAELTEENLKGKPVVLKYVKFQNVRSLTIFIEDNQSGSEVTKVQKIALYGSTVETTDMKGLKKIEDH; encoded by the exons aTGTCCGCCGAATCAGCTAGCCAAATTCCAAAGGGACAG gttgaTCTGCTAGATTTTATTGACTGGTCTGGTGTTGAATGTCTGAACCAAAGCTCAAGTCACTCTTTGCCCAATGCTCTCAAACAg GGATATAGAGAAGATGAAGGTTTGAACTTAGAGAGTGATGCTGATGAGCAGCTTTTGATCTATATTCCTTTTAACCAAGTTATCAAACTACATTCCTTTGCTATCAAAGGCCCTGAAGAGGAAG GTCCTAAAACTGTAAAGTTCTTCTCAAACAAAGAGCACATGTGCTTCAG CAATGTCAACGATTTTCCTCCAAGCGACACTGCTGAACTAACTGAAGAAAACCTTAAG GGAAAACCGGTTGTCCTTAAATATGTTAAGTTTCAGAATGTTCGTAG CTTGACGATCTTCATTGAAGACAACCAATCGGGTTCTGAGGTCACAAAGGTTCAAAAGATTGCTCTCTATGGTTCAAC GGTGGAGACGACTGATATGAAGGGATTGAAAAAGATTGAAGATCACTGA
- the LOC104764109 gene encoding probable ribose-5-phosphate isomerase 3, chloroplastic yields MASLSFVSSSHLTLRTPSFALRTGSSPRTSVSFSVKAQSVALSQDDLKKLAAEKAVEAIKPGMVLGLGTGSTAAFAVDQIGKLLSSGELYDIVGIPTSKRTEEQARSLGIPLVALDTHPRIDLAIDGADEVDPNLDLVKGRGGALLREKMVEAVAEKFIVVADDTKLVKGLGGSGLAMPVEVVQFCWNFNLIRLQDLFKEFGCDAKLRVDGDGKPYVTDNSNYIIDLYFKNPLKDGFAAAKEIGKFQGVVEHGLFLGMATSVIIAGKNGVEVMNK; encoded by the coding sequence ATGGCTTCCTTATCCTTCGTTTCCTCATCTCACCTTACGCTACGCACTCCTTCTTTTGCCCTCCGCACTGGCTCTTCTCCTAGAACCTCTGTTTCATTCTCCGTCAAGGCTCAGTCTGTCGCGCTTTCACAAGACGATTTAAAGAAGCTCGCGGCGGAGAAAGCTGTCGAAGCAATTAAACCAGGGATGGTTCTAGGTCTTGGAACTGGATCCACCGCAGCATTCGCCGTTGATCAGATCGGTAAACTTCTCTCTTCCGGTGAGCTTTACGATATCGTCGGCATCCCAACGTCGAAACGAACAGAAGAACAAGCACGATCGCTAGGGATTCCACTTGTTGCGTTAGATACGCATCCGAGGATCGATCTCGCTATTGACGGAGCTGACGAGGTAGATCCGAATCTTGATTTGGTCAAAGGCCGTGGAGGTGCTTTACTCCGTGAGAAAATGGTTGAAGCTGTTGCTGAGAAGTTTATCGTTGTGGCTGATGATACAAAACTCGTTAAAGGACTCGGTGGAAGTGGGTTAGCTATGCCTGTTGAAGTGGTTCAGTTCTGCTGGAACTTTAACTTGATTAGGTTGCAGGATCTGTTTAAGGAGTTTGGATGCGATGCTAAGCTTAGAGTTGATGGAGATGGGAAGCCTTATGTGACTGATAACAGTAATTACATTATTGATTTGTATTTTAAGAATCCTTTAAAGGATGGATTCGCTGCGGCGAAAGAGATCGGCAAGTTTCAAGGAGTGGTGGAGCATGGTCTGTTCCTTGGAATGGCTACTTCTGTTATTATCGCCGGTAAGAATG